One candidate division TA06 bacterium DNA window includes the following coding sequences:
- the mraZ gene encoding division/cell wall cluster transcriptional repressor MraZ — protein MAFFFGTYHHNLDSKGRLNLPSQLRRQISNGAANQLLITKGYKGGCLFVYPQDNWQRIMAELESQPRTEENRNALRIFTAESILAELDAQGRIMIPAKFLQETGLVKEAVIVGVSDKMEIWNPDFYQKLLEQNSGLHQELIKKL, from the coding sequence ATGGCCTTTTTCTTCGGCACATATCACCATAATCTTGATTCCAAGGGAAGGCTCAATTTGCCGTCCCAGTTACGTCGTCAAATTTCCAATGGTGCCGCCAACCAGCTTTTGATCACCAAAGGCTATAAGGGCGGCTGTCTTTTCGTCTATCCCCAGGACAACTGGCAAAGGATCATGGCCGAGCTGGAATCCCAGCCCCGGACCGAGGAGAACCGGAACGCTTTGAGGATTTTCACCGCCGAAAGCATTCTGGCCGAACTGGACGCCCAGGGTCGGATCATGATCCCGGCCAAATTTTTGCAGGAGACCGGCCTGGTCAAGGAGGCGGTGATCGTCGGGGTCAGCGACAAGATGGAAATCTGGAATCCTGACTTCTACCAGAAACTGCTGGAGCAAAACAGCGGGCTCCATCAGGAACTGATCAAGAAACTGTAG
- a CDS encoding STAS domain-containing protein encodes MRIQAIPAADNSVRLEVNGMINLQGFFQIEEAILKIMKKNCFKLELEMSGVKHMDYRGVEILVKRAERLRSYGGDLILHGLSPYLINILQMAGAGEAFEIASTREPVQCDLFRRQERKPLTAVA; translated from the coding sequence ATGAGAATTCAAGCCATCCCGGCGGCCGATAACAGCGTCAGACTGGAAGTGAACGGCATGATAAACCTGCAGGGTTTCTTTCAGATCGAAGAGGCGATCTTAAAGATCATGAAGAAGAACTGTTTTAAGCTGGAGCTGGAGATGTCCGGGGTCAAGCACATGGATTACCGGGGAGTGGAGATCCTGGTCAAACGGGCGGAGCGGCTGCGGAGCTACGGCGGGGACCTGATCCTGCACGGGCTGTCCCCCTATCTGATCAACATCCTGCAGATGGCCGGGGCCGGCGAGGCTTTTGAGATCGCCTCTACCAGGGAGCCGGTGCAGTGCGACCTGTTCCGGCGCCAGGAGCGCAAGCCGCTTACGGCCGTGGCCTGA
- the rsmH gene encoding 16S rRNA (cytosine(1402)-N(4))-methyltransferase RsmH: MEEFRHQPVLLEEAIDLLNVRPGGNYIDATLGGGGHALEILKKNGPSGILIGLDRDPQAIEAAAIRLAGYRERFTAVNIRFGRMAEISRDLKLEINGALFDLGLSSPQIDHSQRGFSFMGGGPLDMRMGLNGISARDLVNNSGEKELADIFYRYGEEQKSRKIARAVVEARSKNPIETTGQLAQIIKNTRPQMPAKTLARVFQAIRIKVNDELGELERGLQEAVAMLSSGGRIVVISYHSLEDRLVKETFRRLADPCTCPPRLPACVCGQKSAVKIITKKAMVPSSRQISENGRAHSAKLRAAEKA; this comes from the coding sequence ATGGAAGAATTCCGGCATCAGCCGGTTTTGCTAGAAGAAGCAATCGATCTTTTAAATGTCAGGCCCGGCGGCAACTACATCGACGCTACCTTGGGCGGAGGCGGGCACGCCTTGGAGATCTTAAAAAAAAACGGGCCTTCCGGAATACTGATCGGACTGGACCGCGATCCCCAGGCCATCGAAGCCGCTGCCATCAGGCTGGCCGGTTACCGGGAAAGATTTACCGCGGTCAATATACGGTTCGGCCGGATGGCGGAGATAAGCCGGGATCTGAAACTGGAAATCAACGGAGCGCTGTTTGATCTGGGACTTTCCTCTCCCCAAATAGATCATTCTCAACGCGGCTTCAGTTTCATGGGTGGCGGCCCGCTGGACATGCGGATGGGCCTGAACGGAATCTCGGCCCGGGACCTGGTGAACAACTCCGGAGAAAAAGAGCTGGCCGACATCTTTTACCGGTACGGCGAGGAACAAAAATCCAGGAAAATTGCCCGGGCCGTAGTTGAAGCCAGGAGCAAAAACCCGATAGAGACGACCGGACAACTGGCTCAAATAATAAAAAATACCCGGCCCCAGATGCCGGCCAAGACCCTGGCCCGGGTCTTCCAGGCCATCAGGATCAAGGTCAATGACGAACTGGGCGAACTGGAACGGGGACTGCAGGAGGCGGTGGCAATGCTTTCATCCGGGGGGAGGATCGTGGTGATCTCCTATCACTCGCTGGAAGACCGGCTGGTCAAGGAAACCTTCCGCCGGCTGGCCGATCCCTGCACCTGCCCGCCCCGGTTGCCGGCCTGCGTTTGCGGGCAAAAGTCGGCAGTCAAAATAATAACCAAAAAAGCCATGGTCCCATCGTCCCGTCAAATTTCGGAAAACGGCCGGGCCCACAGCGCCAAACTGAGGGCGGCCGAAAAAGCATGA
- a CDS encoding cell division protein FtsL — MNTFLHKTEIKLEKNRTGWLIAGWVFVFFAVMFLFIWQKFSLSQQLGSIEKDQNYNREVVSLQKELQVRLQQLEARNRLESRAMEDLGFEYPSNRQVVVMLKSPAPQRGGLAYVLAGLFRPVSSAWSKP, encoded by the coding sequence ATGAACACATTTTTACATAAAACAGAGATCAAGCTCGAGAAAAACCGGACCGGCTGGCTCATCGCCGGCTGGGTTTTTGTGTTCTTTGCCGTGATGTTCCTGTTCATTTGGCAGAAGTTCAGCCTGTCCCAGCAGCTGGGTTCCATTGAAAAGGACCAGAATTATAATCGGGAAGTGGTCTCCCTGCAGAAGGAGCTTCAGGTAAGGCTGCAGCAGCTGGAGGCCCGGAACCGGTTGGAATCCAGGGCCATGGAAGATCTGGGTTTTGAATATCCTTCCAACCGCCAGGTGGTGGTGATGCTAAAATCCCCGGCCCCGCAACGGGGCGGGCTGGCTTACGTCCTGGCCGGGCTTTTCCGGCCGGTCTCATCGGCCTGGAGCAAGCCATGA